The Pristiophorus japonicus isolate sPriJap1 chromosome 2, sPriJap1.hap1, whole genome shotgun sequence DNA segment TCAGACAATCTCAGTTATAAACATGTCGAATATGTAGAAATCCAGATGGCCAAACACTGCAGTGGATATTCAGATTAGTGACTCAATATAGAGAGGGACAGGCTTTGGAGAAAAACAAAACAGAGAGAATCTGAATGTGAGATGGGCTGTCATTTGAACACGTTGTTAGGAGAGCCGAATATGAACGGATGTTAAGAACCGAGTATAAAGGGAATGAGTGGTTGATGGGCTCACCGTCTCTCATTGGAGCAATAATTCCGTCGGGagaagtcatcataggcagtccttcagaattgaggatgatttgcttccactctaaaagtgagttctcaggtgactgaagagtccaatgcgggaccgacagtctcttgtcacaggtggggcagacaatggttgaaggaaatggtggtcggggagcctgggttgacgcacgctccttccgctgtctactcttggtttctgcttgttctcggcggtcggactcaagctgctcagcgccctcctggatgctcttcctccactttgggcgatcgtgggccaggaattcccaggagtcggtggagatgctgcactttatcacggaggctttgagggtgtccatctggggttcgcttgccatgtcgaagctccgcatagagcgcttgctttgggagtttcgtgtcgggcatgcagacaatgtggcccgcccaacggagctgatcatgcatggtcaatgctttgatgctggggatgttggcctgagcgaggacactgaccttAGTGCGTCCAACCtaacaatggatttgcaggatcttgcggaagcagcgctggtggtacttctccagcgttttgaggtgactGTTGTATatcgtccacatctctgagccatataggagagcgggtatcactcctgccctgtagaccataagcttagtgctgGATTTGAagccttggtcttcaaacactctcttcctcaggcaccaAGTGGAGAAGTATATACATCCTGAATACTGATCCATATAGACTTTTACGCTTTTATTCTGCATACAAGATGGAACCAGAATTACAGATCTGGATAATTTAAAATATTCCAAATACTAACTTAAGTTCCCACCTGTCCCCACATTAAAAGAGTTGGTTTTAAAGGCAAAATTCAGTCTTCAGACATCTcgttcactctctttctctctctctctcaaatctaTCCCATTATGTGGAGTGGGATCAATTTACTATCAAATCTCTCACTTATAGATTCCGACCCACAAGGGACAGGTGCAGTCAATGGGCATCTCACTAACATTTAAACCTCAATCATACCCGCAGATATTCAATGCCTGCACTTTATAAACCCCCAGTTACTCAGAACTAAGAACTCAGAAATCAACAGTAACACTACAAGACCTGCATGGTGTGTGCACAGTACAGTTTGCCTGGCGCCGGtcgcagctctttcctttgctgatttggtggcttTGAAAAGAGCCACTGTTGCACTTGGTGCTAAAGCTTCGACCCCGGGCAGGGGGAGTCTAGGCGTGCTCCCTGCGGATGCAGCGGGTcagctggatgtctttgggcatgatggtgacttGCTTGGTATGGATGGCGCACAGATTGGTGTCCTCAAAGAGCtccaccaggtaagcctcgctgtcctcctgcagggccatgacggccgagGTCTGGAAGCGCAGGTtggtcttgaagtcctgagcgatctcccgcaccaggcgctggaaaGGCAAtttgcggatcagcagctcggtggatttctggtcgtggcagatctccctcagagccacggtgctgAGTCTGTAGCAACGAGGCTTCTTCACTCTGCCTGTGGCTGGAGCACTCTTCCaggccgctttggtcgccagctgtttgcgaggagctttccctctggtcgatttgcgcgctgtctgcttggtcctggtCATTTTCTGAACAGATCTCAGCACAATCTGCAACACACAAACTCTGAATGAGGCATTTGCCGCAGGTCTTTATTTTTAAAcggagtgactatttgtcctaactctcgcttcgggggacgcatgcgcagaagcaaaGGTTAGGACAAATAATCACcaactcctcccccccgcccccccactccgggcaatttacactaacccttttctgtgAATGCGTCCTCCTCATTCATTCCTGTTCATTCGCAAGCCACCAAGCTCTGAGCGGACGCGGGCTCcttgggggcggtaagcccaatatagcttgCGGGGCAGAACTTCCACATTtgacgcaggaactcccgcctcgtggCTGTTACGGGTGGTACCGAATTTCGTCCTGTTTAACCGTTGTTTGGAGGTTTTGCTTTGTACGGAAAATGATCCAAAAGCAAGTCTTTTGATTTGGCCTCATAAAACTTGCATTTGCCTCTTGTATCTCGCATGACACTTAAGTCGCTGTAAGTTCAGAGAAATATTTTTGGACAGCATATTTGATtgatttaaaatattttaaacAGGATTGCTAGTTGTTTCTATGTAATTGACTCTACTGGAACTTGTAAATCATTGTGTTATAGTTGTTGGAATTTAAAATTGCAATGCCTGCAATCAGTGCCAGCTTTCATATTGGTAACTTTAGTTGCTTTGGGTTCGTCTAATGAATTCTGTCTAGATTATTGCACAGTGCTATTCCTAATTGCTTTACAAAGTCACTGACTAGGTTGAAAATGTCAGTTTATTCCCCCAGATTGAATGTGTCTTCTATGAATGTGCCCTTTGTACATAATAAATATAAACAAGAATGCATCTGATTCAAAAACTAATCCAGTCTCTTGCAGTATTTCTATTATTACAGGTGCTCACATTTAATGTAAATTGCTAACATGCTtttaacagaaagacttgcatttatatatcgcctttcccgACCTCattatatcccaaagcgctttacagtcaatgaagtacttttgaaatgtattccCTGTTGGaatgttgtttatgggagcttgctgtgtgcaaattggctgccgtccttacataagaacataagaaataggagcaggagtaggctagctggcccctcgaacctgctccgccattcaataagatcatggttgatctgatcatggactcagctccacttccctgcctgctccccattaccctttattcccctaacgctcaaaaatctgtctatctccaccttaaatatattcaatgactcagcctccacaactctctggggcagagaattccatagatttacaaccctctgagagaagaaattcctcctcatctcagttttaaatgggcggccccttattctgagactaggtcccctagttttagtttcccctatgagtggaaatatcctctctgcatccaccttgtcgagccccctcattatcttgtatgtttcgataagatcaactctcattcttcagaactccaatgaatatcggcccaacctactctgcctatctttataagtcaaccccctcatctctggaatcaacctagtgaaccttctctgaacagcgtccaatgcaagtatatctttccttaagtacggagaccaaaactgtaagcagtattccaggtgtggcctcatcaatatcctgtatagttgtagcaggactactctgcttttatactctatcccccttgaaataagggccaacattccatttgccttcctgattttgctGCACcaacatactcactttttgtgtttcatgcacaaggacccccaggtccctctgaactgcagcactttgcaatttttctccatttaaattataatttgcttttctattatttctgctaaagtggataacctcacattttcccacattatactccatctgccaaatttttgcccactcacttagcctgtctatatccctttgcagattttttgtgtcctcctcacaatttgctttcccacccatctttgtatcatcagcaaacttggctacattacacttggtcccttcatccaagtcattaatatagattgtaaatagttgaggtcccagcaccgatccctgcggcatcccactagttactctttgccaaccagaaaattacccatttatcttgactgttttctgttagttagccaatcctctatccatgctaatatattacccccaaccccgtgaacttttaccttgtgcagtaaccttttatgtggcaccttatcgaatgtcttctggaaatctaaattcaccacatccactggttcccccttattcgccctgctcgtcacatcctcaaacaacttcagcaaatttgtcaaacatgatttccctttcataaaaccatgctgactccgcttgattgaattatgcttttccaaatgtcccgctactgcttccttaataatggacttcagccttttcctaacgacagatgttaagctaactggtctatagtttcctgctttttgtctgcctccttttttaaataggggcattacatttgtggttttccaatccgctaggaccgccctagaatccagggaatttttggtagattacaaccaatgcagccactatctctacagccatttcttttaagatcctaagatgtaaaccatcaggttcaggggacttaaccggctttagtcccattattttaccaagtactacttcttgatagtgattgtattaagttcttccctcccaatagcctcttgattatccactattgggatgtttttagtgtcttctaccgtgaagaccgatacaaaatttttattcaatgtccctgttctccattattaattccacagtctcatcacctaggagaccaacatttactttagccactcttttcctttttatgtacctgtagtaactcttactatctgtttttatattccgtgctagtttactttcataatctatcttccctctctgtcatttttttagtcattcttttctggcttttaaaagtttcccaatcctctggcctcctactaggcttggccacattgtatgcccttgttttcaccttgataccatcccttatttccttagttagccatggatggttatcccttctcttacagtctttccttctgatTTGGATATATTTTTgacgcgagttatgaaatatctccttaaatgtctgccactgctcatcaaccgtcctatactttaatctattttcctatgttacaacagtgactacacttcaaaattacttcattgactgtaaagcgccttgagacatccggtggacaTTGTTGAGTTTCAGGGTctgtgataaggggtaagccatttaggaccgagatgaggagaaacttctt contains these protein-coding regions:
- the LOC139233837 gene encoding histone H3, embryonic-like, whose product is MTRTKQTARKSTRGKAPRKQLATKAAWKSAPATGRVKKPRCYRLSTVALREICHDQKSTELLIRKLPFQRLVREIAQDFKTNLRFQTSAVMALQEDSEAYLVELFEDTNLCAIHTKQVTIMPKDIQLTRCIRREHA